The Parabacteroides sp. FAFU027 genome includes the window ACCATACATTTTTTTTGCTCTTCGCTAAGGATTTTCCCAAACAATACAGCTTCCAATTTACCGTGGTGGGTGGCCATATTGTGGTTGTAATAGTGTGCTGCTATTTTCAGACCTGCATCGCTTACCGGGTAGAGCGGCAACGCTGTATCGTCAAAATAGACCAAATCAGGATTGTATTTGTTAATCAAATCCATGGTGCGGTTGTAGAACTTATCGCAGTATTCCTGCGAAGGTGGAGTTACCCATTTTTGCCATTCCCAGCCCCAACCTTTACTTAACGCATGGTTTTGCGCATAAAGCTCCTGCGGATCCAATCCTTCCCACCAGGTTCCTTTTCCATCGGCCTTGGTCAATTTCCCATCGTAAGGTACACCTTTGTACACCCCGGAAGTATCTGCACCCTGAGCGGGTTCGTAGAATGTCCAGGCATGTGAAGCATGTACGCTTATACCGAAAGGAAGTTTATATTTCCGGGCTGCATTTGCCCAGCCGGTCATAATGTCTTTTTGCGGGCCTACCCGTACCGAGTTCCATTCCTGGTATTTACTGTCCCACAAATCAAGATTATCATGATGATTGGCCATTGCAAAAAAGTATTGCGCACCTGTTTCCTTATACAATTTCACCAATTTTTCCGGATTCCAGTTTTCAGCTTTCCATTCATGAATAATATCCTTGAACCCGAATTTTGATGGATGACCATAATGCTCCAGGTGATAATTGCCGTGCCAATCATTTTGACCATACATTCCCCGTGCATACCAATCTCCATGTTCGGCCTGACACTGTGGTCCCCAATGTGCCCAAATGCCGAATTTTGCATTTCGATACCATTCTGGTACTTTGTATTTACTGAGCGATTGCCAGGTTGGTTCATACTGTCCTGATTGAACAGGCTCTAGATTTGTATTGACAATCACCTGATTGTTTTCCTGAGCTAAAAGAGTTTGTGATAGCAAGAAAAACGCGATTAGGGAAGATAAGATTAGCTGTTTCATAAAGATTTTTTAGTCGTTTGTACATTTTGAAATCTAAAACTAAAAAAGAGGGTGTCTGTACACCCTCTTTTTTATGAATAAACTTAAGGCCAGTCACACAATAATGGAACTTTCTCTCTGTTTAAAACTACTTTTTGACAAATTTGCTCTGCGTAGTGCTATTTCCAACAGTCATCTTCACAAGATAAACTCCGTTAGGTAATGAAGACACATCTACTTTCTCGCAGTTTTCTGCGCTTTTAACCATTTCACCGCTTAAATTAAAGATGGAAGCCTTTGCAGAAGCCGGTATCACAATATAAGTGGTGGCCGGATTTGGATAGATAGAAAGAACATTCGGTTTTCCTGCTTCTATCGATGTGGGGACACCATTATGTACTTTACCAAGAATTTTCACATTGTCATAAACAGCTGTAAACAAAGGTGTATGCGAAAGTCTGATACTGATTGTATTTACATTGCTTATCGGATTACCACTTACATCTTTTAAAAGAATAACAGGAGTTGCCCAGTTCTGTCCAATTGCAGAAGTCGGTACAGGCACCCAATCACCGGCTCCTATCTTCACATCAATTAGTGGCGATTTATCAGCATCACTCGCACTGTAATATCCGGCATTTTGTTCCGTCAGACTCCACGGCCATGACATATCGGCAGATAACTTCAGGCTGTCAAATCCGGCAACATTAATATCAGGTATAATAACAACAGCATCAGTTGGAGTAATTTTCAGAACATGACCATGATCACCCCACCACTGATCTAAATTTATATTTGCATCACCTGTAGTTTGCAAATTTACTTTTCCAAACCAACTACCAGCTTTGGTACTGGGAGCTCCTGACCAACTACCCCATGGACTCCACGATGCAGCGAATGATTCACCATATAATGTATTAAAAGTTGATTTTTTGAATACTATATTGTCAAGGTACACAGTATCCTTTGCTGTACCTGTTGAATTAGTACCATTATTGAAGAAAACTGTTACTGCGGTAATTTTTGAAGTACAAACCAGGTTGCGGGTATATTTGATCCATTTTGTGGAATCCGTGACCGCCTGTTCATACCAATCCAATTGATTACCAGACGCATCTTTTAATTGAATTTGGACTTTACCTTTAATCGTGTTTGGTGAATATACACTAACTTCATATGAAGAATAAACTTTCGAGTCAATATCAACTGCAGTTGAATTACCATTAGTATAACCACCGTTATGTGTAAGTTTTCCTACATTTGCCGAACTATTCACGGCATCCGAAAGCGGATTGGCATTAGGCACAAAAGTGTCACCCCAGCCTCCATTGGAAAAAGCAGGAGTAACTCCATCAAAGTCAAATACAGTGATATCCTGAGAGTAGCCCGAGAGGCTTAGCATAAATATGCCGAGAAGAGTAAAATAGAATCTTTTCATAAAATGTTATTTCAAGGTAATTATACAATTGATTTGGGTTAGATTAAAAAGGGTAGGAAAATCAAAGACTAACCTACCCTTTTGAGCTTATTTATGATTTACTCTTTTACGAGCTTACCAATTTTAGTCACACCATCGTTGATTACTTTCACAAAATAAACGCCGGAAGCCAAAGAAGCTACAGATACTTTATCAGTGTTTTGAGCATTCAATACAACACGGCCATTCAGGTCCATAATAACTACTTTTTGAGCGTAAGGAGTTTTGATGTAGCTTACAGCAGGATTTGGATATACTCTAAACACATCTGATTTTGTATTAGAAACACCTGATAAAACTGATTTTCCTGACAACCACAAATCGTCAATCCAGAAATCAGCTCCTGACTTATAGCTCATGCGAAGGTTAATTGTACTGGCTTTAGGCAGTGGTGCTCCCTCGATAGTTGTAAATGGATATTCCACTAAGGTGAAAATTTCATCTTCGTATTTATCCATCAATCCCCAGCCTAAATCAACTTGCTCGCCTGTGAATTGCAAGAAAGTGCTGTTTGAGTATATTTCATAGAAGTTACCACCATCTACAGAGATTTCCACTTTTGGACGTGCATTTGCAATTTCACTATTATAAGGCCACCAGAGTTGTGTTCCAAGCCCGAAGCTCAAATTCAAATCAGTATTGCCTGAAACATCAATAGGACCAGTCTCCAACGTACCGATAAACTTAGAGCGAAATTGCATTCGTCCACCACCAGAAGCACCTTTATATTTAGCACCCATTCCCCAGCCACGGGCAATAAAAGTACCTACACTATCTGCTGCAAAATCTCTGAACTTAAACGGAATTCCTGACGTAAAACCACCAACAGACGCATACCCCTCAGCTGTTCCGTATTCGCCAGGCCCGTCAAATTTTGTTACTCCATTATTATCAACGTAGGGATACGCTCGTTGTCCAGGTATCTTTCCATTCTCCCAGTCAGCAATATAACCTCCAAAAGTTTCGTAGAAAACGGTAGCCGGCAATTCTACACCATCAGCAGGAGCTTTAAATCCGATCTGGTCGATATAATACTCCGTATCTTCAGTTTTAGCTACTGAATCACCATTGTTTATGCTAATTTGAATAGCATTAAACTTTACTGATGATTTGTTTTTCCCCAAAAAAGCCGTAACTGTAGTCCACTCATCCTGAGGAATCTGATCTTTATATCCTCCAACTGCTACTATTTCACCTTTGTCGTTAATCAGGTTAATGCTAATGTTGGATTTTGCAGGAGATTTACCTGCAACCGGATACACCTGAACCTGAAAATTTGGAGTTTGAGAGAAAACAATACTTTGGTTAAGTCGAATATAAATTGATCTCCAACCACCTGCTGCACGTACATATTTCGCCGCAGTAGGACTCGTATTTTCCACAGCGAAAGGATTGTCAGCCAAAGTTATGTTGGCACTTTGGACTGTGACGGGAGTTGTCTTCAGAGTGTCCATCCATAAACTGTCTGTTACTAACGGATTCTTATCCTCAAAATTAGCGATAAGAATGTCTTTTGCTCCAAAATCAGAAGCATCCTGTGCGTAAGCCAATGCCAACGCACCACTAAAAAGAAGGGTCAAAATTTTTCTTTTCATAATAACAAAAATTTAAAGTAAATAATAAAGAGTGTTTGTTTTATCTATTTGCAATAGCCTATCATTTCAGTTTATAAATTATTCCCAACCACTATTCTGTTTCAGTAATTTAGATTTTTGCATTTCATCGTATGGCAACGGCATTGCATACATTTTGGAATCGAACACACGATCTTCTACTTTGAAAACTTCGTACGTGAATGTAGTACCATTTTTGGTTATTTTCATCCCATGTATTGGTGCGTTAAAATATGTCTCGCCTTGTTTCCAACGACGCACGTCCCAAAAACGATGTCCCTCGAAACAGAGCTCAACTCTCCTTTCATTTCTAACTCTTTCTAAGAAATCATCTTTTGATAATGACTTAAGTGCTGACGGCGTTGCTAATCCTGCCCGATCTCTAATAAGTTTTAACGCATCATAAGCAGCACTGATGTTCCCTATTTCAGCCAAAGCCTCAGCGTAATTTAACAATATCTCTGCATATCGGAAATGAACCCAGAAATGGGTGGCTGTTTTACGATTCAGAATAATATCAGCATTAGGATCTACGAACTTACGGACATAATACCCTGTTTTTGTAGCATTTTTTGAGCTGTTGAAGCCATCTTTACCTCCCACATACGTATCAAGAGTCCTGGCTGCTAACTGAGCAGGAGTTTCGTCTTTAACTGCAACGCCATATTGCGAGCCATTTAAAGCAATAAAATACGCAAGGCGTTTATCTCTTCGGTAATACGGATTAGTAGGGTTATATCCGCTTTTGGGATCCGTAATGGGATAGCCCGTGAGGGATTCAAAAGCATCCACCAAATCCTGTGTAGGATTAATTTGTCCTCCTCCTCCTAAACTTGGCGGCAAATTACTTGCTTCAAAACCATTTGATTGGACCACAGGGCTAGAAAACAAAACTTCATCGTTATCTGGAGTTGTAAAAACGCTTAACATATTATCGTTCGAAACAGTAGCTTTATCAGTCAATTTGTATGTTGGTGATTTAGATCCGACTGGTATTACAGCTGCTAATTTTATTACATCATTAGCAGCATCCGCAGCTAATTTCCATTTCTCCACATCGCCGGAAGGATTTGCAAACGGACTAGCAGCATATAACAGAACCCTGGATTTTAAAGCCAATGCGGCAGCCTTAGACGCTTTACCATAATCAGAACCTCCTCGTCTTACAGGAAGAACTGCAGCCGCATTATCGCAATCACTAACGATGTAGTTCACACACTCATCATACTTGTTTCGCGCAAAATCGAGCGTATCATTGATCGTAAGGACTTTTTCAGGAACGATTGGAATGCCCAGATTTTTAGAGGGATCTCCGAATCTTTTCAAAAGCTCGAAATAATAGAATGCCCGTAAGAATCTTGCTTCTCCCCTCAATTGCTTCCTTAACGTATCATTAACACTAGGGGTCAATTTATAAGTATTGTCATCAAGAAACATAGCCTTGTCAACATTATCCAAAAATATATGCACCCTCCTGATACCTGCATAGTAATGACCCCAGGTCCATGAACCTACATATGTTCTGGAAGTCCATGAGCCATTATTCATGATCAAAAATGGCGATGCCTCATCCGTATGCTTGGATTCATCGGTCATAAAAGTCTCATCGAATGCCCCTGATGGCAAATAACTATAGATCGTCCGGACATAATTTAGCGCATAAACGTAAGATGAAAATACGTCACTCTTAGTAAGAGTCTGATCGTACCCAGGATCCAGGTAACCCTCGCAGGAGCTCAACATTGCGATGAATATTGCAACAAAAAATATTTTGAAAGCAGTAAATTTCATGGAATCTAATTTTTTAATATTCAATATTTACGTAATAATTAGAAAGTTACATTCATCCCCAAAGTGATTATACGCTGCATTGGGTAGTGACTAATGCCAGCTTGAGTATCTTCGGGATCATAATCTTTCACATGATCTAAAGAAAGCAGGTTGTACCCATTAACATATGCCCTTGCTTTAGAAACGCCAACGCTTTTAAGAATTGAGGAAGGTAAATTATAACCGATTTCGACCGTCTTTAATTTCACAAACGATCCATTTTTAAACCAGAAATCAGAATATTGTTGATTATTGCTATTGTTATTTACAGACAAACGGGGATAAATAGCCGTTGCTGCTGTTTCAGGGGTCCAGGCCTGCAAGGCATAAACCGAAGCATTTCCTCCACCATTAAAACTATTACTATAAACTCCCGGCATATAAATATACCGATCAGCCATCCCCATCAACTGGGCTGCAAAATCAAATAATTTGTATTTAACTGACAGGTTAAGACCGCTTATCAGATTTGGCACTGAACTACCTGCTATAGGTTTTGCATCGTTCCAATCAATTTTTTTGTCACCATTGACGTCCACATATTTAATGTCTCCGGCACGTATATTGCCGCCATTTTGAGCAACATCATAACCTTTGTCTTTTTCTTCCTGAGTCAGATTCCCCTGAGCTCTCCGGTCGATTTCCTCTTGAGTGAAAAACCCATTGCTCGTATAGGCGAAGGGTTGTCCGATTGGATTTCCTGCCTGATATTGATAAGCATACTGCTTGAATGATTCATCGATATTAACAATTTTACTTCTGGTTAGCATCACATTTCCTTTTATAGTCACACGCAATGACTTGCTTATTTGCTTATCAAAAGTCAACTCGGAATCAAATCCCCAGCTTTTAGTCTCACCTGCATTTTCATAAGGCAACGGAAGACCGGCCATACTTGGCGTGGTAGCATATTTTTGAACAACGATATCTTTACGCTTGTCATAGAACCCATCGATAGTCCACAATAAGCTATTATTCAGAAATCCAAAATCCAAACCAACATTTGATTTATAAGAAGTCTCCCATTTCAGATTATCGTTACCTACACGAGTCTGGTCTGTTCCGGTTCTGTCAACACCACTTGTACCAAAAGCATAACCGGAAACATCTCCCCAGTTTTCCCTGAATAAAAACCTATCATTAAAAGGTTTTTCTAATCCTGTAGCGCCATAAGAGAGTCTTAATTTCAAGAAAGAAAGGTCATGATTATCTTTAAGAAAATCCTCATCGCTCACAATCCAACCGGCAGAAACTGCAGGAAATAAACCGAAGCGATGGCCTCTTGCAAAGTTTTCGGATCCGGTATAACTCGCAGTTCCATCCAACAGGTATTTGTCTTTATACGCATAACTAACCTGAGAAGCAAATCCAACCGTTTTATAAGGAACAGCAACACCAGTCGAATTAAGTTCACGCAAATAGAACAAAGTCATCGCATTAATACGGTTATTTTTCCAGGTTTTGTCATAATTGAAAGAAGTTTGGAAAGTAAATTGTCTATCTTTACCTGTGTACCAAAAGTTTGTAGCTTTTGCAAGATCTTTTGTCCCATTGGCTGTGTATGTACCATCAGCTAACAACTGGTAAACTGCAAACTGGGACGATGTTAACTGAACTATCATTCCATCTCTGAAATCAAGTCCTCCCTTTCCTCTCCAGCTTAGTCCTTTAAGGATATCACACAAATCAAGTTTAAATTGCACATCTGCATTAAAATAGCGGTTTGTCTGATCCTGTTGTCCTTGTCTGTTCATCATCCCGTAGGGATTAAGTGGATATGTTTGGGTGCCTCCAAGTGTTCCATTTTCATTGAATATAGGATAGGCATTGGATGGAGTATTTGCAAACTGGCTAAATAATAAATAGGAATAATTCCCTCCAGGTCTTGTTTGGTTTTCAAGACGACCAGACATATCCATACTTACATCAAGACGTGGATTCAGTTTTACATCTACATTCGACCGGAAATTATACCTGTAAAAGGTGTTATCTCCGTACTTATAAGCGCCCTCCTGATTCATATATCCAAGCAAAACAAAATATTTCGCAAAATCATTCCCCCCGGTCATGGTGAGGTCATATTGTTGCTGCTTTACAATGGGTTTCAAAAACTCAGAGTAAAAATCGACATTTGGATATTTGTACGCATTAGCGCCAGCAACTCCGTTCACAACATCTTTATATCCATTGATATCCGCATCTGAATATTTAAGATTTGCTGGAGCAGCACCATCAAGGACTTGAGCTTCATTATACAAACGGGCATAATCATACGAATTAAGGATCTTAGGCAAACGCAGAGACTGTGCCATCCCCATCTGTGCATTAATAACTATATCCCTTTTATTAATTGTACCACGTCTTGTTTTAACCAATATAACGCCATTAGCTCCTCTATTTCCATAAATCGCCAAGGCTCCGGCATCTTTCAAAACAGAGATCGATTCAATTTCATTTGCATTTAACTGGTCAAATGTCCGCTCAACATCATCCACCAATATCAATGGTGCATTTTGGTTAACCGTTTTTAATCCACGAATATAAAAGCTTGTACCAACACCGGTGTCTGACCATCCAGAAGAGAGAACTGCGAGACCATTTATAAGCCCACCCAATCCATTCATGGTATTCATATCCTTACGTTTACCAAAATCATCAAATGTAGTCATTGAGACAGATGATGTTAAATCTCTTTTGTTTTTGCTTGAATAAGCAATCGGGACTATGTCTTGATCTCTGTTACCAAGTTTAAGCTCAGGCATTACAACATCAATGGTTGCAACATCCATATCCACCACTTTGATTACAGTCTGGTATCCTGCAAGAGTAAATGTTAATTTATCACCTACAACAACCGGAATAGAAAACTTACCGAACTCATCCGACGTAGCGCTAACAGTAGATTCTTGTATCGTTACAAGTACACCTGAAAGCAAATTGCCCTTATTATCTCTGATAACTCCGTTAACTTTAGCGGATGCAGTTTGCGCAAAAAACACCGAAGTCAAGAAAACGGTAAACAAGAGCGCAATACATCTGTAATAAATACTCCTGTAATATTTAAAACATCTCATATATTTATGTTTTTCTTTTATTTCAAATTCAAATATCAAACATCATTCAAGGAATTACCAGCCCGGATTTTGCTTTAGCTTAGGACTTTTTTCAATTTCCGCATACGGGATTGGATACTTATGCATATAATCATAAAACACCCTGTTTTCAATTTTCCTACGGGTAACTTCAAAAGTTGTAGAAGGTGTAGGCGAAGTTGTCGGACTATAAATTCTCACACCGTAAACAGGTTTATTAAATATGTCATTTCCTTTTTTATATCTGATAACATCCCACCAACGCTGCTCTTCGTAAACAAATTCAATTGCACGCTCATTCATAAGGCGCTCCAGAAAAAAGTCCTTATCGTCTGTTACCAGGTCGCGCTTATGAGAATTTTTCGGGTTCATCCTGTTACGCACCCTGTTTAACGCCCAACTTGCAGTCTTGCCGTTACCAAGTCCGTCAACATTTGGACCGAAGGCCTGATCCATAGCTTCAGCATACCATAAAAGGACATCTGTATATCTAAACCAAATCCAATTCATAGTAACAGATGCAACTCCACCTTGTCTCAAGTCTTCTGGCCACATTTTTTTACACAAATAGCCGGTGGTTGTATAATCCTGCGCATCCTTCATCTCAGAGCCACTGATTGTTGGGTTATTTTTGTAAAACCAGATTTGTACAGGTCTATCCTGCCATTGATCCTGATTGCAAAGGACTGTAAGTTTTAAGCGAGGATCTCTATTATTCCACATACTCTCTTCTTTGTAACCTGAAGCTGGATTAATAATTGGGGAACCATCCGCGTTATACCCTGTAATCGGAATAGTACCATCCTCCATTTCATACATATCTATCAGATTCTGGGTAGGATAAGTCCCGGCAGAACCGCCATACCCTTTCGAGGCGCCAACATCGGAAAATCCAACCCACCCCATAAGAGCTTTACCTCCACTAAATTTAAATGAGCCATCCACCCGGCTAAAGAGAATTTCATTTTGCTTTGCATCTACCGAATTTGTTTGGTAAATAATATTTCTATAATGCGCTGAATCAGCTAAACCGCACAGTCCCTGATCTTCCAATTTTATAACCTCATAAGCTGCTTTCGCTGCATCTACCCATTTTTGGTGAATTTCATCCGGAGTATTGGGTTTTTCAAAATAATATAATGAAGTGTCTCTTGCTCCGATGTTTATATCATACGGCTCGGTATTTAACGGGCTGGCAGCATACAACAACACCTTAGCCTTTAGCGCCAAAGCAGCGCCAACAGTAGGACGCCCAAAGTCGACATTTGCTTGCGCTTTTAATTGAGGCAAATTAGGGAGTGCAGCATCAAGGTCTCGAACTATTTTTGCTACACATGTATCATAAGGTTCACGAGGTAGATCCATATCATCAGTCTCTTTTAAAGACTTTGTAATATAAGGTACCCCCCCGTAACGCTTAATCAACTCAAAATAGAAGAATGCACGCGCGAACAACGCTTCAGATTTATATCCGCTAATCTGACCCGAACTCAAACCGGGCACACTATCGGCTTTTTCAAGCACAACATTGCAACGTCGTATCGCCGCATAGCTACCGGTCCAGGGCCATAACAATTCTACCTGAGCTCCATAGGCGCTTGGAGACCAGTTCCCTAGATTGAAACTTGCATTTGTGCCGGCAACTGCCCGGGATGCTTCAGCCAAATCAGAGGCCCCCTCAAACGAGGAATATGCGATTCTACCCAGCCCACCAAAAGACTGGCAAGCCCAATCCCCAGGCCAGTAGTGATAATAG containing:
- a CDS encoding alpha-L-fucosidase codes for the protein MKQLILSSLIAFFLLSQTLLAQENNQVIVNTNLEPVQSGQYEPTWQSLSKYKVPEWYRNAKFGIWAHWGPQCQAEHGDWYARGMYGQNDWHGNYHLEHYGHPSKFGFKDIIHEWKAENWNPEKLVKLYKETGAQYFFAMANHHDNLDLWDSKYQEWNSVRVGPQKDIMTGWANAARKYKLPFGISVHASHAWTFYEPAQGADTSGVYKGVPYDGKLTKADGKGTWWEGLDPQELYAQNHALSKGWGWEWQKWVTPPSQEYCDKFYNRTMDLINKYNPDLVYFDDTALPLYPVSDAGLKIAAHYYNHNMATHHGKLEAVLFGKILSEEQKKCMVWDVERGAPDKGQELAWQTCTCIGDWHYNRGRYNDNSYKSAATVIRTLIDIVSKNGNLLLNIPVRGDGTIDDREVAVLEGIAKWMKINSESIFDTRPWKVFGEGPAVEAINPMKEQGFNEGKVILTAKDIRYNQKKNVLYASLLGVPTDDVCMKLLGKNKLKERIKSIRLLGSSEKLVWKQNADSLVIQKPEFIPNDISVVFVIQKEPLRNE
- a CDS encoding T9SS type A sorting domain-containing protein; this translates as MKRFYFTLLGIFMLSLSGYSQDITVFDFDGVTPAFSNGGWGDTFVPNANPLSDAVNSSANVGKLTHNGGYTNGNSTAVDIDSKVYSSYEVSVYSPNTIKGKVQIQLKDASGNQLDWYEQAVTDSTKWIKYTRNLVCTSKITAVTVFFNNGTNSTGTAKDTVYLDNIVFKKSTFNTLYGESFAASWSPWGSWSGAPSTKAGSWFGKVNLQTTGDANINLDQWWGDHGHVLKITPTDAVVIIPDINVAGFDSLKLSADMSWPWSLTEQNAGYYSASDADKSPLIDVKIGAGDWVPVPTSAIGQNWATPVILLKDVSGNPISNVNTISIRLSHTPLFTAVYDNVKILGKVHNGVPTSIEAGKPNVLSIYPNPATTYIVIPASAKASIFNLSGEMVKSAENCEKVDVSSLPNGVYLVKMTVGNSTTQSKFVKK
- a CDS encoding RagB/SusD family nutrient uptake outer membrane protein, with product MKKSIIYLLLLQVSLFFAACEDYLDKKESALLTSDQVFKDPINFQKFVDDIYTYYHYWPGDWACQSFGGLGRIAYSSFEGASDLAEASRAVAGTNASFNLGNWSPSAYGAQVELLWPWTGSYAAIRRCNVVLEKADSVPGLSSGQISGYKSEALFARAFFYFELIKRYGGVPYITKSLKETDDMDLPREPYDTCVAKIVRDLDAALPNLPQLKAQANVDFGRPTVGAALALKAKVLLYAASPLNTEPYDINIGARDTSLYYFEKPNTPDEIHQKWVDAAKAAYEVIKLEDQGLCGLADSAHYRNIIYQTNSVDAKQNEILFSRVDGSFKFSGGKALMGWVGFSDVGASKGYGGSAGTYPTQNLIDMYEMEDGTIPITGYNADGSPIINPASGYKEESMWNNRDPRLKLTVLCNQDQWQDRPVQIWFYKNNPTISGSEMKDAQDYTTTGYLCKKMWPEDLRQGGVASVTMNWIWFRYTDVLLWYAEAMDQAFGPNVDGLGNGKTASWALNRVRNRMNPKNSHKRDLVTDDKDFFLERLMNERAIEFVYEEQRWWDVIRYKKGNDIFNKPVYGVRIYSPTTSPTPSTTFEVTRRKIENRVFYDYMHKYPIPYAEIEKSPKLKQNPGW
- a CDS encoding SusC/RagA family TonB-linked outer membrane protein, whose product is MRCFKYYRSIYYRCIALLFTVFLTSVFFAQTASAKVNGVIRDNKGNLLSGVLVTIQESTVSATSDEFGKFSIPVVVGDKLTFTLAGYQTVIKVVDMDVATIDVVMPELKLGNRDQDIVPIAYSSKNKRDLTSSVSMTTFDDFGKRKDMNTMNGLGGLINGLAVLSSGWSDTGVGTSFYIRGLKTVNQNAPLILVDDVERTFDQLNANEIESISVLKDAGALAIYGNRGANGVILVKTRRGTINKRDIVINAQMGMAQSLRLPKILNSYDYARLYNEAQVLDGAAPANLKYSDADINGYKDVVNGVAGANAYKYPNVDFYSEFLKPIVKQQQYDLTMTGGNDFAKYFVLLGYMNQEGAYKYGDNTFYRYNFRSNVDVKLNPRLDVSMDMSGRLENQTRPGGNYSYLLFSQFANTPSNAYPIFNENGTLGGTQTYPLNPYGMMNRQGQQDQTNRYFNADVQFKLDLCDILKGLSWRGKGGLDFRDGMIVQLTSSQFAVYQLLADGTYTANGTKDLAKATNFWYTGKDRQFTFQTSFNYDKTWKNNRINAMTLFYLRELNSTGVAVPYKTVGFASQVSYAYKDKYLLDGTASYTGSENFARGHRFGLFPAVSAGWIVSDEDFLKDNHDLSFLKLRLSYGATGLEKPFNDRFLFRENWGDVSGYAFGTSGVDRTGTDQTRVGNDNLKWETSYKSNVGLDFGFLNNSLLWTIDGFYDKRKDIVVQKYATTPSMAGLPLPYENAGETKSWGFDSELTFDKQISKSLRVTIKGNVMLTRSKIVNIDESFKQYAYQYQAGNPIGQPFAYTSNGFFTQEEIDRRAQGNLTQEEKDKGYDVAQNGGNIRAGDIKYVDVNGDKKIDWNDAKPIAGSSVPNLISGLNLSVKYKLFDFAAQLMGMADRYIYMPGVYSNSFNGGGNASVYALQAWTPETAATAIYPRLSVNNNSNNQQYSDFWFKNGSFVKLKTVEIGYNLPSSILKSVGVSKARAYVNGYNLLSLDHVKDYDPEDTQAGISHYPMQRIITLGMNVTF
- a CDS encoding RagB/SusD family nutrient uptake outer membrane protein gives rise to the protein MKFTAFKIFFVAIFIAMLSSCEGYLDPGYDQTLTKSDVFSSYVYALNYVRTIYSYLPSGAFDETFMTDESKHTDEASPFLIMNNGSWTSRTYVGSWTWGHYYAGIRRVHIFLDNVDKAMFLDDNTYKLTPSVNDTLRKQLRGEARFLRAFYYFELLKRFGDPSKNLGIPIVPEKVLTINDTLDFARNKYDECVNYIVSDCDNAAAVLPVRRGGSDYGKASKAAALALKSRVLLYAASPFANPSGDVEKWKLAADAANDVIKLAAVIPVGSKSPTYKLTDKATVSNDNMLSVFTTPDNDEVLFSSPVVQSNGFEASNLPPSLGGGGQINPTQDLVDAFESLTGYPITDPKSGYNPTNPYYRRDKRLAYFIALNGSQYGVAVKDETPAQLAARTLDTYVGGKDGFNSSKNATKTGYYVRKFVDPNADIILNRKTATHFWVHFRYAEILLNYAEALAEIGNISAAYDALKLIRDRAGLATPSALKSLSKDDFLERVRNERRVELCFEGHRFWDVRRWKQGETYFNAPIHGMKITKNGTTFTYEVFKVEDRVFDSKMYAMPLPYDEMQKSKLLKQNSGWE
- a CDS encoding T9SS type A sorting domain-containing protein; its protein translation is MKRKILTLLFSGALALAYAQDASDFGAKDILIANFEDKNPLVTDSLWMDTLKTTPVTVQSANITLADNPFAVENTSPTAAKYVRAAGGWRSIYIRLNQSIVFSQTPNFQVQVYPVAGKSPAKSNISINLINDKGEIVAVGGYKDQIPQDEWTTVTAFLGKNKSSVKFNAIQISINNGDSVAKTEDTEYYIDQIGFKAPADGVELPATVFYETFGGYIADWENGKIPGQRAYPYVDNNGVTKFDGPGEYGTAEGYASVGGFTSGIPFKFRDFAADSVGTFIARGWGMGAKYKGASGGGRMQFRSKFIGTLETGPIDVSGNTDLNLSFGLGTQLWWPYNSEIANARPKVEISVDGGNFYEIYSNSTFLQFTGEQVDLGWGLMDKYEDEIFTLVEYPFTTIEGAPLPKASTINLRMSYKSGADFWIDDLWLSGKSVLSGVSNTKSDVFRVYPNPAVSYIKTPYAQKVVIMDLNGRVVLNAQNTDKVSVASLASGVYFVKVINDGVTKIGKLVKE